CTCACCGGGGCGCTGTCCCTGGGGCTGCGGCGGGAGGATGCCGCGCGCTACTCCTTCCTGCTCTCCATCCCCGCCACCTCCCTGGCGGGCCTCTTCGAGCTCAAGCACCTGCTGGAGGCCGATGCCCGGCCGTCCGCCGTGGCCCTGTGGACCGGCACGCTCGTGGCCTTCGGCTCGGGCTGGGCCGCCATCGCCTGGCTGCTGCGCTACCTGCGCACCCGCACCACCCTGGTGTTCATCGTGTACCGGGTGGCCCTGGGGCTGGTGCTGATTGGCCTGCTGCAGGCCGGGGTGCTCCAGCCGCTGTCGGGGGTGGAGAACGTCACGCCTCCCGAGCAGCCGGTGAAGGCCCCGGTGGAGAAACAGGTGACGGACTGACGTGACCGCGCTCTTCGACGCCCTGGAGACCCGGCTCTCCACGCTGCCACCCCGGGCCCTGAACCTGCCGGGGCTGGTGCTGCGGGAGTCCGCGGTGCTCGTCCCGCTCTTCGAGCGCGAGGGCGTGACGCACATCCTCTTCACGCGCCGCCCCGCCCACCTGCGCAACCACGCCAACCAGTTCTCCTTTCCCGGGGGCCGGAGAGACCCCGAGGACGTGACGCCGCTGCACACCGCGCTCCGGGAGACGGAGGAGGAGCTGGGCATTCACCGGTCTCACGTGCGGGTGCTCGGCATGCTGGACGAGGTGCCCACCACGACGGCCTTCCGCATTCAGCCCTTCGTGGGCGTCATCCCGGGGGATGCGCAGTACCGGCCGAACGCGGAGGAGGTGGAGTTCATCCTCGAGGTGCCGCTGCGCGGGCTGCTGGAGCCCAGCCTCCACCGCACCGAGAAGCGCACGGCCCAGGGCATCGAGTACGACGTGGACTTCTATACCTACAACACCCACGTCGTCTGGGGGGCCACCGCGCGCATCCTCCGGAGCTTGCTGGCGCTGGCGTCCGAGGTGGGGCCTCAGAACTGGAGGTAGACGTAGGGCCGCATCTCCACCGCCGACAGGTGGCGGATGCCCAGGCCGATGAGCACCAGCACCACCGCGCGCACCGGCACGGGCATGCGCACGAAGAGCGTCCCGGCGTCATGGAACAGGCGCATGGGCAGCAGGTGGCTCACCCCCGCCACGCCCAGCATGGCCCACACCAGGCCGCTCACGTTGTCCAGGCCCGGCATGCCCAGGGCCATGCGCGCGTAGAACTCGCCCGCATGGGCCAGGTCCGGCGCGCGGAACACCACGCGGGTGAGCACCACCACCGTGAAGGTGGCGAGGATGCCCACGCCGATGCGCACCGGCCCTGCGTCCTCGGGCCTTCCGCCGCGGATCCACCACCAGGTGCGCAGCAGCCCCAGGCCCACCCCGTGTGCCGCGCCCCAGATGGCGAAGCGCCAGTCCGCCCCGTGCCACAGGCCGCCCAGCACCATCACCGTCATCAGGTTGAAGAGCACGCGCGGCTTGGAGCGCCGGTTGCCGCCCAGGGGAATGTACAGGTAGTCCCGGAGCCAGCTCGACAGGCTCATGTGCCAGCGGTTCCAGAACTCGAACAGGTTGCGCGCCAGGTAGGGCCGCTGGAAGTTCTCCGGGAACTCGAAGCCGAAGAGCGCCGCGGCGCCGATGGCCACGTCCGAGTACCCCGAGAAGTCCAGGTACAGCTCGAAGGTGTAGGCCACCGCCGCCACCAGGCACTCCGCCGAGGTGTAGGCCTCGGGGTTGCCGAACACGGGGTCCACCAGCCCGCTGCCCAGCACGTCCGCGATGACCAGCTTCTTCACCAGGCCCACGGCGATGCGGTACAGCGCGCGGCCCCCGGCCTCGGGCGAGAGCGTGGGGACGTCCTGGAAGCGCTCCAGCAGCGCCGAGGCCCTCACGATGGGGCCCGACACCACGCGCGGGAAGAAGAGCAGGTAGAGCAGGTGCTCCAGGTAGCTGTGCTCCGCGCTCGCCTTGCCCCGGTACACGTCCACCACGTAGCTGATGGCCTGGAAGCACAGGAAGGACAGCCCCACGGGCAGCAGCCACCCGAAGGGCTCGGTCCGCACGTGCACGCCCAGCGGCGCCAGCAGGGACTGGGCCGTCTGGCGGAACAGGTCCGCGTACTTGAAGGTGCCCAGCAGCCCCAGGTTGAAGACCACGGAGGCCGTCACCAGGGCCTTGCGCGTCCGGGGGGACTGCGACCGGGCGAGCCCCTTCACCACCAGGTGATCGAAGCCCGCGCCCACGAAGAAGACGGCGATGGGCAGCGGCGTCCACGCCACGTAGAAGCACACGCTCGCGGCGAGCAGCACGCCCAGCCGCGCCACGCGGTGGCGGTGCACGGCCCAGTACAGCGCGAAGGTGAGCGCGAGGAAGACCAGGTAGGGGATGCTGGTGGACTGCATGTCAGCCGCCCTCCGCGGCATGGGCGGTGGGGGCGGCGGGCACGGGCAGGGCCCCCTTCGTCTGGACGCGGGCCTGGCCTGCCTCCGCGGAGGTGGCCTTGGAGGCGTCGTAGCCCGCCAGCAGCTCCTTCACGAAGGTGCCCGCGAGCCGCTCGGCGCCCTCGGGCGTCAGCTGGGCGCCATCGCCGAGCGCGGGCACCGCGCGCTGCCAGCGCAGCATCGAGCGCTCGCCGCCCATGGCGGCCCGGGCCGACCAGTAGGCACAGCCCGCGTCCCGGGCGACTCCCGGCAGCGTGGAGAGCACCTGGCTCAGGGCAGGGGCCTCGGTCCAGCGGCCCTGGGTGTCCTGCTGCAGGGAGTCCGGGGGGCCGATGAGCAGACACTCGGCCCCCGTGGCGGCGCGCAGCCGGGAGATGGCCGCCGTGTACGCCTGGGTCAGCGCCTCCGGATCCAAGGAGGGCTCGCCGGCCTCGAGGGCGCCATACCGGAACACGAGCAGCTGGGGCTTGCGCGGGGCGAGCCGCGCCTCGAGCGTCTCCAGCGCCTGGCCGTTCAGCGTGAAGGCCGTCGCGCCGGGCGTCTCGAGCGTGTCATAAGTCACGCCCGGGCCGGATGCGCCGAAGCGCTTGGCGAGCGCCCCTTGCACGGCGAGGGGGAAGCCCGGAAGGGGCCGGTCGGAGGCGCCGAGCTGGACGATGTCCAGCGGCTCGCCCTCCTTCGCGTCTTCCAGCGCCCGGAGGCGCGCGAACGTGCTCCGCAGGGAGGCGCCGCTGTCGAGGAGCCCGGCGGGGTCCTCCACCTGCAAGCGCTGCGGGTGCTGCCGGGCATAGGCGCGCTGGAGGGCGAAGTCGAACAGGTGGCCCATCAGGTCCGAGCCCCGCGCGCGGGGGTGCACGAGGTCCTCGTTCAGCAGCTTCAGCGGCAGCCAGCGGATGGCGGCGCCCTCTCCGCCCATGGCGGCCAGGGAGTCCCAGAAGGCGCATCCGCCGTCCCGGGCCACCTCGCGGAGGATGCGGCCCACCTCCTGCGTGCCCCGGCGCGGCACCAGCTCGCCGCCCATGGTGCGCACCGCCGCGTCCAGCGGGGACATGACGAGGCAGGCCGAGTCCGGCACGGACTCCCGCACCCACTTCACCAGCTCCACCGCCGAGGCGCGGATGTCCGCGGGCTTCGTCCGGTCCCGCGAGAGGTAGAAGGCCTCGTTGCCGCCCACCATCAGCACCACGAGCGAGGGCTTGCGGTGGCGGAGCTGGGCGCGGAAGGCCTCCCGCTTGGCCCGCAGGAACACCTCCGCGGTGGCGCCCGGCAGGCCGACGGTGTCGTAGACGATGCCCGGCTGGCCACTCTCCATGGAGACGCCGTGCAGCTCCACCTTGCCCGAGGTGTGCAGCGACAGCGTCTGGGTGCCCTCGGGCAGGGCCACCCGCGCGAAGGCCATCTGGGGCGACTCGAAGTGGGTGAGCAGGCGCTGCAGCGGCTTGCCGTCCGCGCTGAACATCACCGTGCCGCCCTGGGGCTGCGTCTGGAAGAAGAGCTCCGCGGTGCGGGCCCCTTCGGCCGGGAAGCGCGCGCTCGGCGAGCCCTGGCCCGTGGAGGCGAAGGCCACGCCGGTGAAGCCCAGCCGCTCCTTGGGGTAGTTGCGGTCGATGATGCGGGTGATTTGCCAGCCCTCGCTGGCCGTCCCCGCGCGCACCGTGCGCCCCGCCCCGGTGGGCCGGTCGATGTAGAGCAGCCCCTTGCCGCCCGAGCCGTGGCGCTCCTGGAGCCGGTCCCGGATGACGTCCGTGATGTGGTCCGAGGCGATGAGCGAGTCGCCCAGGTGCACCACGCGCACGGGGGTGCGCCGCGTGTCCTCGCGCAGCGCGCTCAGGGACTGGAAGAAGGGGACGAGCCCGTGCTCCTCGCACCCCGAGGGCCCCGGGCGGCGGCAGCCCAGCTCGATGTCCACGTGCTGGGAGGCCACGCGCTCGCGCAGGCTCTCCAGCGACAAGGCGCGGGCGCGCGTGAGGGCTCCCAGCCCCTCCAGGTCGGAGGGGGGCGCCATCACCGTGGGGGCCTCGGCCTCCTCGGGCTCGGGGGCCTCGTCTTCTTCCTCGGGAGGCAGCGCGTCCGGGGTGCCCGGGGCGGCCAGGGGGGCGGCGGTCAGCACGTCCTGGGGCGGGGCCGTGGCGGGGCTTCCGGTGAGGACGCGAGGAAGGAGCAAGGCGGCCAGCCGGGGCGCGACAGGGCCCTCCTGGCGCAGGCGGGGGATGGGACGCAGGGACTCGGGCAGCGGGGCGAAGGACAGCCCAAGCGCGAGCGCGCCGGTGAGGACGATGGTCCACCCGGTGGATGTGGCCTTGAAGTTCAACTCCGCGATATGAGACTGGCTTTTCGGCCTGGGGTCAAAACTCCGCCCTCGGCACGGATGCCTGGTAGACGGTAGGGGGAGCAAGCAGGCAAAGCCCCGTCCTTCCCCGCGGGGAGGCGCTATGGTGCGCCGCCCATGGCCCTCTATCCCGTCATCATGGCCGGTGGTTCCGGCACGCGCTTCTGGCCCCTGTCCCGTCAGGCCCGCCCCAAGCAGTTCCTGCCCCTGGCCTCGAAGCTCCCCCTCATCACCGACACCACCGCCCGGCTCAAGGGGTTGGCCTCGCTGAAGGACACCTTCATCGTCTGTGGCCCCCTGCACGCCAAGACCGCCGCGAAGCTGGTGAAGGGGCTGCCCCCGAAGAACCTCCTGGTGGAGCCCGTGGCCCGCAACACCGCGCCGGCCATCGCCCTGGCCACGGTGCAGGTGGCGGCCCGGGACCCGGAGGGCATCCTCCTCGTGCTGCCCTCGGACCACCACGTGGCGGACCCGGCGGGCTTCCGCAAGACGCTCGCCGAGGCGGCCCGGCTGGCCGAGGGCGGCCACATCGTCACCCTGGGCATCCAGCCCCACCGCCCGGAGACGGGCTACGGCTACATCCAGCTCGGCGAGCCCCTGGAGGGGGGCGGCCGGAAGGTGAAGGCCTTCAAGGAGAAGCCGGACCTGGAGACGGCGCAGGGCTACCTGAAGTCCGGCGAGTTCCTGTGGAACGGCGGCATCTTCGTCTTCCGGGCGGATGTGATGCTGGCGGCGCTCGCCGAGCACATGCCGGAGATGAAGAAGGGGCTCACGGCCCTGAAGGGCGCGGTGGGCAAGCGCACCTTCCCCTCCGTGCTCAAGAAGGTGTTCCCCAAGCTGCCCGCCGTCTCCATCGACTACGGGGTGATGGAGAAGGCCTCCAACATCGCCGTGCTGCCCGGGGACTTCGGCTGGTCCGACGTGGGCTCCTTCGCCGCCATCCCCGAGGTGCGCCCCGCGGATGCCCGCGGCAACGTCATCTCCGGAGACGAGACCGTCGTGGTGGACTGCGACAACTGTGTGGTGCTGGGCGACAAGCGGCCGCTGGCGGTGGTGGGCCTCACGGACGTGGTGGTGGTGGACGCCGGGGACGCGGTGCTCGTGGTGCCCAAGGACAAGAGCCAGGATGTGCGCAAGGTGGTGGAGGCGCTCAAGGCCCGCAAGCGCCAGAAATACCTCTGAAACAAGGTTCAGGGTCCTTTAACGCATTGCGTGAGATAGGCGCCCCCTCGGCCCGGCAAGCCGGCTATCCTGCTGGGTTGGGAGGGCATCCTCGGTCTCATGAACGTCGTCTTTATCTCTCCTCATTTCCCGTCGCACTACATCCACTTCGTCCAGGCCCTGCGCGAGCGAGGGGTCAACGTGCTGGGAATTGGCGATGCGCCGCACGACGCCCTGAAGCCGGAGCTGCGCAACGCGCTGAGCGAGTATTACTTCACGCCCAGCCTCGACAACCACGAGGCGCTCCTGCGGGCGGTGGGCTACCTCACCTGGCGCCATGGGCGCATCCACCGCATCGACTCGCTCAATGAAACCTGGCTGGAGTCCGAGGCGAAGCTGCGCGCGGACTTCTTCGTCCCGGGGCTGCTGCCCGGGGACATCGCCCGGATGCGCTCCAAGCTGGGCATGCATGATGTCTTCAAGCAGGCGGGCATCCCTCACCCGGACGCCATCGCCGCCACGGATGCGGCCCAGGTGAAGGCCTTCGCCAAGCGCGTGGGCTACCCGCTGGTGCTCAAGCCCGACGTGGGCGTGGGCGCGGCCCACACCTTCAAGGTGAAGAACGACGGCGAGGTGGAGGCGCTCTTCACCCAGCCGCTGCCCACGAGCTACGTGGCGCAGACCTTCGTCCAGGGCGCCATCGTCACCTATGACGGCATGGTGGACGCGGAGGGGCGCATCGTCTGCACCTTCAGCCACGAGTACAGCAACGGCATCATGGAGTCGGTCATCGAGCAGCGCGATACCGTCATCTGGAGCCTGCGGGAGCTGCCCGCCGAGCTGGATGCCCTGGGCCGGCGCATGGTGGAGGCGCTGGGGCTGCGCGAGCGCTGGTTCCACCTGGAGTTCTTCCGGCTCGACAACGGCAGCTTCGTGGCGCTCGAGGCCAACCTGCGTCCGCCCGGCAGCGTGCTGACGGACATGATGAACTACGCCTGTGACATCGATGTCTACCGGCTGTGGGCGCGCATGCTCACCGGCGAGTCCGTCACGCCCTTCCCGTACACGCGCAAGTACCACGTCTGCCACACCGCCCGGCGCGCCAGCCGCCGCTACCTGCACCCGCACCGGGAGGTGGTGTCGAAGCTGGGAGATGCGCTGCTCCAGCACCTGGAGATGCCCGCGGTGTTCCACAGCGCGCTGGGCAATGAAATCTACCTCACGCGCCACCAGAGCCTGGACACCATGAAAGAGGCCATCCGGCTCATCCAGACGACCTCGTGAGCTCCGGGCCCCGGCGCGTGAGGCCGGGGCGGTGCTTCAGCTCAGCAGCCAGCGCATGGCGAGCGGCAGCCGGCGCTGCCAGTCCAGCTCATGGTGGAGCCCCTCGGGTTCCAGCACGAGGAACAGCTCGTGGTCGGCGTACCCCAGGCGCTTGAGGTGGAAGTAGAAGTCGCGCGTCGCATCGCCGTAGCGCATCTGGTAGCCGACGGGGTCGATGTTCTCGTGGACGCCGGCATCCAGGTAGATGCGGCTCCACCTGCGCGTGTGGCTCTTCCACTGCTCGAACATGCGCCCGTAGCCCCACATGACGGACGGGGACAGCCCGCCGATGCGGCCGTACAGCTCCGGATGCGTCCAGCCCAGGTGCAGCGCCATCAGGCCGCCCAGGGACGAGCCCATGACGGCCGTCCACTCGGGCCCCTGGCGCGTCTTGTACTGGGAGTCGATGTACGGCTTGAGCGTCTCGACGGCGAAGCGGACGTACTCCCCGCCGCGCGCCACCACCTGGCTCCGGGGCTCGTCCCAGGGGGAGTACTCCGCGAGCCGGTGGAGCGTCGAGTCGACGGCGACGATGATCCACGGCTCCAGCCGGCCCTCGCCCACGAGGCGGTCCAGGGCCACGTTGGCACACCAGGTGTCGTAGATGGAGGATTCAGGGTGCGCGAAGACGTTCTGCCCGTCGTGCATGTAGAGCACGGGGTAGCGCCTGTCCGAGGCCGAGTCGTAGCCGTCGGGCAGGTAGATGCGCAGGGTGCGGGCGAAGCCTTCCGCGGGGGAGAAGAAGTCTCGGAGGATGTGGATGGAACCCATGGTGTCGTTCGGCGGACCGCACCATACCCTGACGGCCCCGGTCCGGGGCCGCGCCGTGGGTGCGGTGCGTTATTTTCTCCAGAGGAAGGGGGCCGTCACTCCTCGTCCGGAGGAGCCTCCATGTACTCGGGGGCCTGGATGCCCAGAAGCGCGAACGCGCTGCGCAGGGTCTGCTTGAGCGCGGCCACCAGCCCAAGCCGTCCCTGGGTCTTCTCCGCGTCGGTGCTGAGGATGGGGTCCGTCTTGTACTTCGTGTAGTAGCTGTGGAAGTCGCTGATGAGCTCCTGGCAGAAGTAGAGCACGTGGTGGGGCTCCAGGCGCTCGGCGGCGCTGGCCACCACGTCCGGCAGCTGGCTCATCTTCTTGAGCATGGACAGCTCCTCGGGGAGCGTCAGGCGCGCCAGGTGGGCCTGCGTGAGGCCCTCCAGCCCCACGAACGGGGTGCCCTTCTCCTCGGCCTTCTTCAGGATGCTCGCGCACCGCGCGTGGCCATACTGGAAGTAGAAGACGGGGTTGTCCTTGGACTGCTTCTTCACCAGGTCCAGGTCGAAGTCGAACCGGGAGTTGGCCGTCTTCACCAGGAAGAGGAAGCGGCACACGTCGGCGCCCGCCTCCTGGATGAGGTCCTCCAGCTCGAACACCGTGCCCTTGCGCTTGCTGACTTTGACTTCCTCGCCCCCGCGGGTGATGCGCACCAGCTGCACGAGCAGGAACTCGAGCTTCTGGGTGTCCAGCCCCAGCAGCGCCATGCCCGCGTGGATGCGGGGCGTGTGCCCGGCGTGGTCCGCGCCGAGCACGTCGATGATGCGGTCGAAGCCGCGCTGGTACTTCTCCTGGTGGTAGGCGAGGTCCGCCGTCAGGTACACGGGGGTGCCGTCGTGCCGCAGGATGATGCGGTCCTCGTCATCCCCGTGCTGGCTGGTGCGCAGGAAGGTGCCGCCCCGCTGCCGGTCCGTGTACTGGGCCGCCTTGCTGTCCTCGTGGCGGACCTTCTCCCCCTGGCGCTCGGCCTCGGCGGCCTCGTAGGTGACGCCGCGCGCCTTGTACTGGTCCACGATGGCGTGCACCTTGCCCGCGGCGTGCAGCGAGGCCTCGCTGAAGAAGACGTCGTGGCGGATGCTCGCCTGCTCCAGCGTCTCGCGGATGGCCTTCAGGTTCTCGCGGATGCCCACCGCCATGGCCTCGGGCAGCCACTCGGACTCGGGGGCGTTCAGGTAGCGCTCGCCCACCGCTTCCTTCCAGCCCTTGGCGATGTCGATGACGTACGCGGCGGGGTACTCGCCCTCGCCCAGCTCCACGTGCTGGCCAAAGAGCTGCCGGTAACGCTTGTGGACGGTGCGCCCCAGCGTCTCCACCTGCTTGCCGTAATCATTGATGTAGAACTCGCGGGTGACGTCGTGGCCCGCGGCCTCCAGCAGCCGCGACACCGCGTCGCCCATGAAGGCCCCGCGGGCATGGCCGATGTGGACCGGGCCCGTGGGGTTGGCGGAGACGAACTCCACCATCACGCGCTTGCCCGTGGACTTGGGGGGCTGGTGGCCAAAGGTTTCCCCGGCCTGGAGCACCTCGCGCGCCACCTGCTGGTGGACCTGCTCCTTGAGCGTGAAGTTGAGGAAGCCGGGGCCCGCCACGTCCACCTTGGTGACGATGCCCTGCGGATCCACCAGCCCCTTCACGATGGCCTGGGCGATGTCGCGCGGGGGCTTGCCCTCGGACTTGGTGAGCATCATCGCCACGTTGACCGACCAGTCACCGTGGGCCGGGTTTTTCGGGGCTTCCACGGTGTAACCGGGCACCTGCTCCAGCTTGAGCGTGCCGGCGGTCTTGAGCGCCGTGAGCGTGTCGTTGATGAGGGCGCGAACCTTCTGCCGCATGGGTACGTCTTCTCCAGCTCAGGAAATGAGGGGGCGCAATGTAGGGGGAATCCGTCCCCGCTTCACGGCTTCTCTCACGCTTCTGGTGGCTGGCGTACGCCTGGCCCCTGCGCGGTGTAGGCGCCCTGCTCACTTCTGCTGGGCATCGTTCAACCGCGCGGCTTGCAGCAGCAGGTAGTCCCGCTCCGGAAGGCTCGCCGTGAGGCGGGCGGCTTTCTGGTAGTGCGCGATCGCGGCCTCCGGCTCGCCCGCCCGCTCCAGCAGGTGTGCCCGGACGGCGTCGAGGCGGTGCGTCCCGGCGAGGCGCGCGTCGGCCTCGAGTGCCTTGAGGCGGTCGAGCCCGGCCCTGGGGCCGTGCACCATGGCCATGGCGACGGCGTGGTTGAGCGCCACCATGGGATTGTCGGCCAGCCTCAGGAGCACCTCATAGAGGGCGAGGATCTGGGGCCAGTCCGTGTCCTCGGCCCGCGCCGCTTCGTCGTGTACGGCCGCGATGGCGGCTTGGACCGGGTAGGTGCCGATGGAGCCCTTCGACAGCGCCTCGGTGACGAGCGCCACGCCCTCGGCGATGGCACGTGAATCCCAGAGCCGCCGGTCCTGGGCATCGAGGGGAATCAGCTCGCCCGAAGGGCCGGTGCGTGCCGCGCGGCGTGCATCGGTCAGGAGCATCAGCGCCAGCAGCCCCGCCACCTCGCCGTCCTCTGGCAGAAAGCCCCGGAGCAGACGCATCAGGCGCAGGGCCTCACCTGACAGGTCGATGCGTTGCAGCTCGGGGCCGGCGCTGGCCGTGTAGCCCTCGTTGAAGAGGAGGTAGAGCACATGCAGCACGGTGCCCAGCCGCTGGGCGCGCTCCTCCGGCGTGGGCATCTGGAACGGCACGCCGGAGGCCTGGATGCTCTGCTTGGCCCGGCTGATCCGCTGGGCCATCGTTGCTTCCGGGACGAGAAACGCCTTGGCGATCTCGGCCGTCGTCAGGCCTCCCACGGCCCGGAGGGTCAGCGCGATCGCGGAGGCCGGCGTGAGCACCGGGTGGCAGCACATGAAGAGCAGGACGAGGGTGTCGTCCCGTCCCGAGGCCTCGTCCTGGTCGGCGGCGAGGACGATCTGCAGCTCGGGGGGCACGAGGCTGACGACGAGTGCCTCACGGCGGCGGCGGGCGGCCTCGGCCCGGGCCTGGTCGGCGATGCGCCGCGAGGCGACCTGGAGCAGCCAGGCGCGTGGCTCCTGGGGAAGGCCCTCGCGCGGCCACTGGAAAGCCGCGGCGATCAAAGCCTCCTGGACCGCGTCCTCGGCAGCCGCGAAGTCAT
Above is a genomic segment from Stigmatella erecta containing:
- a CDS encoding CoA pyrophosphatase, translated to MTALFDALETRLSTLPPRALNLPGLVLRESAVLVPLFEREGVTHILFTRRPAHLRNHANQFSFPGGRRDPEDVTPLHTALRETEEELGIHRSHVRVLGMLDEVPTTTAFRIQPFVGVIPGDAQYRPNAEEVEFILEVPLRGLLEPSLHRTEKRTAQGIEYDVDFYTYNTHVVWGATARILRSLLALASEVGPQNWR
- a CDS encoding MBOAT family O-acyltransferase, which codes for MQSTSIPYLVFLALTFALYWAVHRHRVARLGVLLAASVCFYVAWTPLPIAVFFVGAGFDHLVVKGLARSQSPRTRKALVTASVVFNLGLLGTFKYADLFRQTAQSLLAPLGVHVRTEPFGWLLPVGLSFLCFQAISYVVDVYRGKASAEHSYLEHLLYLLFFPRVVSGPIVRASALLERFQDVPTLSPEAGGRALYRIAVGLVKKLVIADVLGSGLVDPVFGNPEAYTSAECLVAAVAYTFELYLDFSGYSDVAIGAAALFGFEFPENFQRPYLARNLFEFWNRWHMSLSSWLRDYLYIPLGGNRRSKPRVLFNLMTVMVLGGLWHGADWRFAIWGAAHGVGLGLLRTWWWIRGGRPEDAGPVRIGVGILATFTVVVLTRVVFRAPDLAHAGEFYARMALGMPGLDNVSGLVWAMLGVAGVSHLLPMRLFHDAGTLFVRMPVPVRAVVLVLIGLGIRHLSAVEMRPYVYLQF
- a CDS encoding GDSL-type esterase/lipase family protein; this encodes MNFKATSTGWTIVLTGALALGLSFAPLPESLRPIPRLRQEGPVAPRLAALLLPRVLTGSPATAPPQDVLTAAPLAAPGTPDALPPEEEDEAPEPEEAEAPTVMAPPSDLEGLGALTRARALSLESLRERVASQHVDIELGCRRPGPSGCEEHGLVPFFQSLSALREDTRRTPVRVVHLGDSLIASDHITDVIRDRLQERHGSGGKGLLYIDRPTGAGRTVRAGTASEGWQITRIIDRNYPKERLGFTGVAFASTGQGSPSARFPAEGARTAELFFQTQPQGGTVMFSADGKPLQRLLTHFESPQMAFARVALPEGTQTLSLHTSGKVELHGVSMESGQPGIVYDTVGLPGATAEVFLRAKREAFRAQLRHRKPSLVVLMVGGNEAFYLSRDRTKPADIRASAVELVKWVRESVPDSACLVMSPLDAAVRTMGGELVPRRGTQEVGRILREVARDGGCAFWDSLAAMGGEGAAIRWLPLKLLNEDLVHPRARGSDLMGHLFDFALQRAYARQHPQRLQVEDPAGLLDSGASLRSTFARLRALEDAKEGEPLDIVQLGASDRPLPGFPLAVQGALAKRFGASGPGVTYDTLETPGATAFTLNGQALETLEARLAPRKPQLLVFRYGALEAGEPSLDPEALTQAYTAAISRLRAATGAECLLIGPPDSLQQDTQGRWTEAPALSQVLSTLPGVARDAGCAYWSARAAMGGERSMLRWQRAVPALGDGAQLTPEGAERLAGTFVKELLAGYDASKATSAEAGQARVQTKGALPVPAAPTAHAAEGG
- a CDS encoding mannose-1-phosphate guanylyltransferase — protein: MALYPVIMAGGSGTRFWPLSRQARPKQFLPLASKLPLITDTTARLKGLASLKDTFIVCGPLHAKTAAKLVKGLPPKNLLVEPVARNTAPAIALATVQVAARDPEGILLVLPSDHHVADPAGFRKTLAEAARLAEGGHIVTLGIQPHRPETGYGYIQLGEPLEGGGRKVKAFKEKPDLETAQGYLKSGEFLWNGGIFVFRADVMLAALAEHMPEMKKGLTALKGAVGKRTFPSVLKKVFPKLPAVSIDYGVMEKASNIAVLPGDFGWSDVGSFAAIPEVRPADARGNVISGDETVVVDCDNCVVLGDKRPLAVVGLTDVVVVDAGDAVLVVPKDKSQDVRKVVEALKARKRQKYL
- a CDS encoding ATP-grasp domain-containing protein; the protein is MNVVFISPHFPSHYIHFVQALRERGVNVLGIGDAPHDALKPELRNALSEYYFTPSLDNHEALLRAVGYLTWRHGRIHRIDSLNETWLESEAKLRADFFVPGLLPGDIARMRSKLGMHDVFKQAGIPHPDAIAATDAAQVKAFAKRVGYPLVLKPDVGVGAAHTFKVKNDGEVEALFTQPLPTSYVAQTFVQGAIVTYDGMVDAEGRIVCTFSHEYSNGIMESVIEQRDTVIWSLRELPAELDALGRRMVEALGLRERWFHLEFFRLDNGSFVALEANLRPPGSVLTDMMNYACDIDVYRLWARMLTGESVTPFPYTRKYHVCHTARRASRRYLHPHREVVSKLGDALLQHLEMPAVFHSALGNEIYLTRHQSLDTMKEAIRLIQTTS
- a CDS encoding alpha/beta hydrolase, whose product is MGSIHILRDFFSPAEGFARTLRIYLPDGYDSASDRRYPVLYMHDGQNVFAHPESSIYDTWCANVALDRLVGEGRLEPWIIVAVDSTLHRLAEYSPWDEPRSQVVARGGEYVRFAVETLKPYIDSQYKTRQGPEWTAVMGSSLGGLMALHLGWTHPELYGRIGGLSPSVMWGYGRMFEQWKSHTRRWSRIYLDAGVHENIDPVGYQMRYGDATRDFYFHLKRLGYADHELFLVLEPEGLHHELDWQRRLPLAMRWLLS
- a CDS encoding arginine--tRNA ligase, whose product is MRQKVRALINDTLTALKTAGTLKLEQVPGYTVEAPKNPAHGDWSVNVAMMLTKSEGKPPRDIAQAIVKGLVDPQGIVTKVDVAGPGFLNFTLKEQVHQQVAREVLQAGETFGHQPPKSTGKRVMVEFVSANPTGPVHIGHARGAFMGDAVSRLLEAAGHDVTREFYINDYGKQVETLGRTVHKRYRQLFGQHVELGEGEYPAAYVIDIAKGWKEAVGERYLNAPESEWLPEAMAVGIRENLKAIRETLEQASIRHDVFFSEASLHAAGKVHAIVDQYKARGVTYEAAEAERQGEKVRHEDSKAAQYTDRQRGGTFLRTSQHGDDEDRIILRHDGTPVYLTADLAYHQEKYQRGFDRIIDVLGADHAGHTPRIHAGMALLGLDTQKLEFLLVQLVRITRGGEEVKVSKRKGTVFELEDLIQEAGADVCRFLFLVKTANSRFDFDLDLVKKQSKDNPVFYFQYGHARCASILKKAEEKGTPFVGLEGLTQAHLARLTLPEELSMLKKMSQLPDVVASAAERLEPHHVLYFCQELISDFHSYYTKYKTDPILSTDAEKTQGRLGLVAALKQTLRSAFALLGIQAPEYMEAPPDEE
- a CDS encoding RNA polymerase sigma factor, which translates into the protein MRPSLDTHTEHLLRDLAPQVLGVMVRRFHDFAAAEDAVQEALIAAAFQWPREGLPQEPRAWLLQVASRRIADQARAEAARRRREALVVSLVPPELQIVLAADQDEASGRDDTLVLLFMCCHPVLTPASAIALTLRAVGGLTTAEIAKAFLVPEATMAQRISRAKQSIQASGVPFQMPTPEERAQRLGTVLHVLYLLFNEGYTASAGPELQRIDLSGEALRLMRLLRGFLPEDGEVAGLLALMLLTDARRAARTGPSGELIPLDAQDRRLWDSRAIAEGVALVTEALSKGSIGTYPVQAAIAAVHDEAARAEDTDWPQILALYEVLLRLADNPMVALNHAVAMAMVHGPRAGLDRLKALEADARLAGTHRLDAVRAHLLERAGEPEAAIAHYQKAARLTASLPERDYLLLQAARLNDAQQK